A region from the Hemitrygon akajei unplaced genomic scaffold, sHemAka1.3 Scf000082, whole genome shotgun sequence genome encodes:
- the LOC140722640 gene encoding uncharacterized protein isoform X1 has protein sequence MAHLRVHTGEKPFTCSDCGKRFTRSSHLKVHQLVHTGERPFTCSDCGKGFTRSSDLMAHQRVHTGERPFTCSDCGKGFTRSSDLMAHQRVHTGERPFTCSDCGKGFTRSSHLKRHQRVHTGEKPFTCSDCGKGFTRSCKLKLHQRVHAGERPFSCSVCGKGFTQSSDLLVHQRVHTGERPFTCYECGKGFTRSFELKVHQRVHTGERPFTCSDCGKRFTLSSTLLVHQRVHTGEKPFTCSECGKGFTRSFELKVHQRVHTGERPFTCSDCGKGFTRSSHLKLHQRVHAGERPFSCSECGKGFTRSFELKVHQRVHTGERPFTCSECGKGFTRSFELKVHQRVHTGERPFTCSECGKGFTRSSDLLVHQRVHTGERPFTCSECGKGFTRPFELKVHQRVHTGERPFTCSECGKGFTRSSDLLVHQRVHTGERPFTCSECGKGFTLSSTLLVHQRVHTREWPFTCSECGKGFIRSSDLLGHQSVHTG, from the exons atggctcacctgcgagttcacactggggagaagccgttcacctgctcggactgtgggaagagattcactcggtcatcccatctgaaggtacatcagttagttcacactggggagaggccattcacctgctcagactgtgggaaaggattcactcggtcatctgatctaatggctcaccagcgagttcacactggggagaggccattcacctgctcagactgtgggaaaggattcactcggtcatctgatctaatggctcaccagcgagttcacactggagagaggccattcacctgctcagactgtgggaagggattcactcggtcatcccatctgaag agacatcagcgagttcacactggggagaagccgttcacctgctcagactgtgggaagggattcactcggtcatgtaaactgaagttacatcagcgagttcacgctggggagaggccattcagctgctcagtctgtgggaagggattcactcagtcatctgacctactggtacatcagcgagttcacactggagagaggccattcacctgctacgaatgtgggaagggattcactcggtcatttgaactgaaggtacatcagagagttcacactggagagaggccattcacctgctcagactgtgggaagagattcactctgtcatctaccctactggtacaccagcgagttcacactggggagaagccattcacctgctcagaatgtgggaagggattcactcggtcgtttgaactgaaggtacatcagagagttcacactggagagaggccattcacctgctcagactgtgggaagggattcactcggtcatcccatctgaag ttacatcagcgagttcacgctggggagaggccattcagctgctcagaatgtgggaagggattcactcggtcatttgaactgaaggtacatcagagagttcacactggagagaggccattcacctgctcagaatgtgggaagggattcactcggtcatttgaactgaaggtacatcagagagttcacactggagagaggccattcacctgctcagaatgtgggaagggattcactcggtcatctgacctactggtacatcagcgagttcacactggggagaggccattcacctgctcagaatgtgggaagggattcactcggccatttgaactgaaggtacatcagagagttcacactggagagaggccattcacctgctcagaatgtgggaagggattcactcggtcatctgacctactggtacatcagcgagttcacactggggagaggccattcacctgctcagaatgtgggaaaggattcactctgtcatctaccctactggtacatcagcgagttcacacaagggagtggccattcacctgctcagaatgtgggaagggattcattcggtcatctgacctactgggacaccagtcagttcacactgggtag